The Ferrimicrobium sp. genome contains a region encoding:
- a CDS encoding cytochrome c biogenesis CcdA family protein, with product MGIDGSYVIAFGGGVISFLSPCVLPLVPAYLSVVSGLDAQEIASGSVLQLRKVTTSTLLFAAGFTVVFTALGLTASALGQELARDHVAIERIGGVVLIVMALFLLVTQFLSAPQLAMERRFHPSLQRYGKFAAPVAGMAFAFGWTPCIGPILGSVLAIAATQALLIKGAILLLAYSAGLAVPFLVTGLVFSRAVGALKFLKQHTRILTIGSAVVLLVFGVVMALNEFSWITSHLQSLASAVGLSSLNRLG from the coding sequence GTGGGAATTGATGGGAGCTACGTGATCGCCTTCGGCGGCGGAGTGATCTCGTTCCTGTCTCCATGCGTGCTCCCCCTTGTCCCTGCCTACCTGTCCGTGGTGTCGGGACTCGATGCACAAGAGATCGCCTCAGGCAGCGTCTTACAGCTCCGTAAGGTCACCACCTCGACGCTCTTGTTCGCGGCCGGCTTCACCGTCGTCTTCACCGCCCTTGGACTCACCGCATCGGCGCTCGGTCAGGAACTCGCTCGCGATCATGTCGCCATCGAACGCATCGGAGGGGTCGTCCTTATCGTCATGGCGCTCTTCTTGTTGGTAACCCAGTTTCTGTCGGCCCCGCAACTCGCTATGGAACGCCGTTTTCATCCCTCATTGCAGCGCTACGGCAAGTTCGCTGCACCGGTGGCAGGAATGGCGTTTGCCTTTGGTTGGACACCCTGTATCGGGCCCATCCTTGGCTCAGTCTTGGCGATCGCAGCGACCCAAGCATTACTGATCAAGGGTGCTATCTTGCTGCTCGCGTATTCGGCGGGATTGGCGGTTCCGTTTCTAGTGACTGGGCTTGTCTTCTCCAGAGCTGTCGGGGCGCTCAAGTTTCTCAAACAACACACTCGCATTCTCACGATTGGCTCTGCCGTCGTGCTGTTGGTGTTTGGCGTCGTTATGGCGCTCAATGAGTTCTCGTGGATCACCAGTCACCTCCAGTCGCTCGCTTCAGCCGTTGGGCTCTCGTCGCTCAACCGTCTTGGCTAG